In the Candidatus Electrothrix rattekaaiensis genome, one interval contains:
- a CDS encoding sulfotransferase, with translation MKTRYQKRLKKIASCYYNRNPEEKSEVFLMNKASKKVGLDDWGNTNFVTALSRLLHSCRNEGNLNSFGWFYIHSLMTTYLYGRLTIEEYCKKNPEIKKERIDRPLFIISLPRTGTTLLQRLLTQASCARSLAYWEGLFPAPFPKLYPDSQKSDLRIRAAAQFLRIRNTVVPNINMMHPSYIRQPEECFHLLDKEFMSSLFHILFDLPSYYNWLNHQDMLPVYKYYKKQLQILQFSTPRNSRKRWILKSPFHMFGIDHLLKIFPDACIIQTHRSPAQSLSSLCSMLTTVRKNLQNKPVSNQLGRDAAQFWKNMLDNNMQIRSKYGEERFLDINYEKLVENPLEVSHNIYDYFDFIPNKNVTEKMKKWLFYNPKNKHGLHEYFAGNYGLSDEFISRLFGNYLERFKLFS, from the coding sequence ATGAAGACCCGGTATCAAAAACGATTAAAAAAAATAGCATCTTGTTATTATAACAGAAATCCAGAAGAAAAATCAGAAGTTTTTTTAATGAACAAGGCCAGCAAAAAAGTAGGTCTGGATGATTGGGGAAATACAAATTTCGTAACTGCTTTGAGCAGATTACTTCATTCTTGCAGGAACGAAGGAAACCTCAACTCATTTGGCTGGTTTTACATTCATTCACTAATGACAACATATCTTTATGGCCGCTTAACCATTGAGGAATATTGTAAAAAAAATCCAGAGATTAAAAAAGAACGAATAGATCGACCATTATTTATTATCAGTTTACCACGTACGGGTACCACCTTGCTGCAACGTTTGTTAACACAAGCCTCTTGCGCTAGATCCCTTGCGTACTGGGAGGGGCTCTTCCCTGCGCCTTTCCCAAAATTATACCCAGACTCACAAAAGAGTGACCTACGTATTCGAGCTGCCGCGCAATTTCTTCGAATACGAAATACTGTTGTACCGAATATCAACATGATGCATCCTTCATACATAAGGCAACCCGAAGAGTGCTTTCATCTCCTTGATAAAGAATTTATGTCTTCTCTGTTTCATATTCTTTTTGACTTGCCTTCGTATTATAACTGGTTGAATCATCAAGATATGCTTCCTGTGTATAAATATTATAAAAAACAACTGCAAATACTTCAATTTAGCACTCCTCGTAACTCTAGGAAGCGTTGGATTTTGAAAAGCCCTTTTCATATGTTCGGGATAGATCATTTGCTTAAGATCTTTCCCGATGCCTGTATTATACAAACCCATAGATCTCCTGCTCAAAGCCTATCCTCTCTATGCAGCATGCTGACAACTGTTAGAAAAAATCTTCAAAATAAGCCCGTTAGTAACCAGCTTGGCAGAGACGCAGCACAGTTTTGGAAAAATATGTTGGATAACAACATGCAAATTCGAAGTAAATATGGGGAAGAACGTTTCTTGGATATCAACTATGAAAAACTCGTAGAAAACCCTCTGGAGGTATCCCATAACATATATGATTATTTTGATTTTATACCAAACAAGAATGTTACAGAAAAAATGAAGAAATGGCTGTTTTATAATCCTAAAAATAAACATGGTCTCCACGAGTATTTCGCTGGAAACTATGGGTTAAGCGACGAATTTATTTCTCGCCTTTTTGGTAATTACCTCGAGAGGTTTAAACTGTTTTCTTAG
- a CDS encoding YdcF family protein: MNFALTKLLPLFVYPLGMTIMLFLAGFLLLWIRRKRSAVLLIFLSLALLWSASTQVAAEFVLHSLERRYPPLALEEIPTADAIVLLGGVTRGRVPGTGLTDLGGGVDRIVHAARLFKAGKAPLLLLSGGNAPGYRSEAEDMADILQLMDIPADSILLETKSRNTQQNALYSQQILQQQGIKKILLVTSATHMRRAEALFSGIGVSVLPAATDYQLVERAPSLLDWLPQAGALEMTTKGIKEYIGYWMYLITRALDR, translated from the coding sequence ATGAATTTTGCACTCACTAAACTGTTGCCCTTATTTGTTTATCCTTTGGGCATGACGATCATGCTTTTTCTTGCTGGATTCCTTCTGCTTTGGATACGTCGGAAACGAAGTGCTGTTCTGCTGATCTTCCTCTCTCTCGCTTTGCTTTGGTCTGCTTCAACCCAAGTGGCTGCCGAGTTTGTTTTGCACTCCCTGGAACGTCGTTATCCACCGCTTGCTCTCGAAGAAATACCGACTGCGGATGCGATTGTTCTTTTGGGCGGTGTTACCCGTGGGAGAGTTCCCGGGACCGGCCTGACCGATCTTGGTGGCGGAGTCGATCGAATTGTGCATGCTGCCCGGCTTTTCAAGGCCGGGAAGGCCCCGCTTCTTCTTTTATCCGGGGGCAATGCACCAGGATATCGATCTGAAGCCGAGGATATGGCAGATATCTTGCAACTCATGGATATACCGGCTGATAGCATATTACTGGAGACCAAGAGCAGAAATACGCAGCAAAACGCGCTGTACAGCCAACAAATTTTGCAGCAACAGGGAATCAAAAAGATTCTGCTGGTGACCTCTGCTACCCATATGCGCCGGGCTGAGGCTCTTTTTTCAGGCATTGGAGTATCGGTTCTTCCGGCAGCGACGGATTACCAATTGGTTGAGCGCGCTCCTTCTCTCCTTGACTGGCTACCCCAGGCCGGAGCCTTGGAGATGACAACCAAGGGGATCAAGGAGTATATCGGGTATTGGATGTATCTTATTACAAGGGCTTTGGACCGATGA
- the trpA gene encoding tryptophan synthase subunit alpha, producing MNIQQDLQQRLKKKPILLMTHLVLGYPSLEVNREVIHQMADNGVDCIELQIPFSEPMADGPVILKANQDALASGIRVEDSFAFAKEMVQEFPQVNFLFMTYYNIVFRYGLNAFIERAADIGMKGFIFPDLPPEEGEAYLSLAKEKDMAAVMFFTPTSTDERMAEVAGQGGGFVYCVARKGVTGKQTAMDDGLAEYLRRCRRATDLPLAVGFGISSRMDVALLEGKADMAVIGTATIKLVDQEGPEAVGPFIRSLAGEQG from the coding sequence ATGAATATACAGCAGGATCTGCAACAACGACTGAAAAAAAAGCCCATTCTTCTCATGACCCATCTCGTGCTCGGGTATCCTTCCTTAGAGGTCAATCGCGAAGTCATTCACCAGATGGCGGATAACGGGGTGGATTGCATTGAACTCCAGATTCCCTTTTCCGAGCCTATGGCGGACGGCCCGGTGATTCTCAAGGCCAATCAGGATGCCTTGGCTTCTGGCATTCGGGTTGAGGACAGCTTTGCCTTTGCCAAAGAAATGGTGCAGGAGTTTCCCCAGGTCAATTTTCTTTTTATGACCTATTATAATATCGTTTTCCGCTACGGCCTGAACGCCTTTATCGAGCGGGCAGCCGATATCGGGATGAAGGGCTTTATTTTTCCCGATTTGCCGCCGGAAGAGGGAGAGGCGTATCTCAGTTTGGCTAAAGAAAAGGATATGGCCGCTGTTATGTTTTTCACCCCGACCTCAACAGATGAACGGATGGCCGAGGTGGCAGGGCAGGGCGGCGGCTTCGTCTACTGTGTGGCCCGGAAAGGGGTGACTGGAAAACAGACTGCTATGGACGACGGCCTTGCTGAGTATCTCCGGCGTTGTCGCCGGGCGACGGATCTTCCGCTGGCTGTGGGCTTTGGGATCAGCAGTCGCATGGATGTTGCTCTGCTGGAGGGCAAGGCGGATATGGCGGTTATTGGCACCGCGACGATTAAACTGGTGGACCAGGAAGGGCCAGAGGCTGTGGGGCCGTTTATTCGTTCGCTGGCTGGAGAGCAGGGGTAA
- a CDS encoding antibiotic biosynthesis monooxygenase family protein, with amino-acid sequence MERINLLEKHISQGLTMQNKITSVAFSFIKPEFVNDVIQIYQNAVDNHTALKGCVEIKLFRKISISNEFMIVSKWDSIEARKKYLKSDFHKKTIEKLKKYRERPPVMDDFEEITERLF; translated from the coding sequence TTGGAGCGCATCAATTTGCTGGAAAAACATATTTCACAAGGACTAACTATGCAAAATAAAATAACTTCTGTTGCTTTTTCTTTCATTAAGCCTGAGTTTGTAAACGACGTCATTCAAATATATCAAAATGCTGTTGACAATCACACTGCTCTCAAAGGGTGTGTTGAGATAAAACTATTTAGAAAGATCAGTATTTCAAATGAATTTATGATCGTGTCAAAATGGGACAGTATAGAAGCAAGAAAAAAATATTTAAAATCAGACTTTCATAAAAAAACTATAGAAAAATTGAAAAAGTACAGAGAAAGACCGCCTGTTATGGATGATTTTGAAGAGATTACAGAGAGATTATTCTAA
- a CDS encoding condensation domain-containing protein: MKKKEKKDTPTCFQAVKGDKVLSSIRHVCNVQLHYIITFNSKLDLERLAKAIRLTVDAEPILGCRFIENRKGPFWQRREDLDDLEFCRLTETDCPKESLIRCMSSDCDPYNDPMVQAHIFRAETDTLCIRVNHIVSDAGGLKEYVRLLSSFYATLKINPAFKPQSNLPARRSSKQITDLLSLYDRLKILLLSLRNWHDSLFPRKNWTFPFLHLHPATDCTFLLHHIPPDQCKRIKHVAGHHGVTVNDILTACILRGLYKIIQPHIGTPLRIGVTVDLRRYRANQQGEALTNLAKMFLLNIGHDIGDTLLETIALVHGQMKDRKANYLGLDINKNSIFSLQWLPAWASCTIHNLTSKLNYLIGPKDIPPWFTNMGLIKGEDIAFDEIEVTDAVIIPPVIYAPLLAIGATGFGETITLSTGFSKNLHDEKKVKDLFLAIDKEIASLPREQMEREVEGIPF; the protein is encoded by the coding sequence ATGAAAAAAAAAGAAAAAAAGGATACTCCTACGTGCTTTCAAGCCGTCAAGGGAGATAAAGTTCTTTCAAGCATTCGTCATGTTTGTAATGTACAGCTCCACTACATTATAACTTTTAACAGTAAACTTGATCTCGAACGACTAGCAAAGGCGATCCGACTCACCGTGGATGCCGAGCCCATTCTGGGGTGTAGGTTTATCGAAAACAGGAAAGGCCCGTTTTGGCAACGAAGAGAGGATCTTGACGATCTCGAATTCTGCCGATTAACTGAAACCGATTGCCCAAAAGAATCTCTCATCCGATGTATGAGTTCTGATTGTGATCCCTACAATGACCCTATGGTTCAAGCACATATTTTTCGGGCGGAAACAGATACACTCTGCATTAGAGTAAACCATATTGTTTCAGATGCGGGCGGGCTTAAAGAATATGTTCGCCTTCTCTCCTCTTTCTACGCAACCCTTAAAATCAACCCGGCATTTAAGCCGCAAAGTAACCTGCCAGCAAGGCGTTCATCTAAGCAAATCACAGATCTTTTGAGTCTATATGATCGGCTCAAAATTTTACTGTTGAGTCTGCGAAACTGGCATGACAGCCTTTTTCCGAGAAAGAACTGGACCTTTCCTTTTCTACACCTGCATCCAGCGACTGATTGTACTTTTCTTCTCCATCACATCCCCCCTGACCAATGTAAAAGAATCAAGCATGTTGCAGGGCACCATGGAGTTACGGTTAATGATATTCTTACGGCATGTATCCTGCGCGGGCTTTATAAAATTATTCAACCTCATATAGGTACTCCGCTCCGAATTGGTGTGACAGTCGATTTACGCCGTTATCGTGCCAACCAGCAGGGAGAAGCTCTTACCAATCTGGCTAAAATGTTCCTTCTTAATATTGGGCATGATATTGGAGATACCCTGCTAGAGACAATAGCCTTAGTACATGGACAAATGAAGGATCGCAAGGCGAACTATCTAGGTTTAGATATTAACAAAAACTCCATCTTTAGTCTACAATGGTTGCCTGCTTGGGCCTCTTGCACAATCCATAACCTTACTTCGAAACTGAATTATCTGATCGGCCCAAAAGATATCCCACCGTGGTTTACCAACATGGGGCTTATCAAAGGAGAAGATATTGCGTTCGATGAAATTGAAGTAACAGACGCTGTTATCATCCCTCCAGTTATCTACGCCCCGTTACTTGCCATCGGGGCAACTGGATTTGGTGAGACGATTACTCTCTCAACAGGATTCAGTAAAAATCTTCATGATGAAAAAAAAGTAAAAGATCTTTTTCTTGCGATAGACAAAGAGATTGCCAGCCTTCCAAGGGAACAGATGGAAAGAGAGGTGGAGGGGATTCCTTTTTGA
- a CDS encoding SDR family oxidoreductase yields the protein MTRKKPKTALVTGGNSGIGYATAALLKEKGYSVVISGRDKERLKRAATEMDVECVVADMAKPDDIKHLASFFGDNGLDVLVNNAAIATFIPFGSILLSDYALFFDTNIRGPLELIREALPALEKKQGSITNISSIAVNNGLVKGALYAATKGALEAATRSLALELAPKKIRVNAVSPGAIDTPLLKKLHLDQEKRTARHALLEQHIPLKRLGKAKEVAHVVCAQLEAGYVTGSVWVVDGGADVLSVNHPE from the coding sequence ATGACAAGAAAAAAACCTAAAACAGCTTTGGTTACAGGTGGGAACTCTGGAATAGGCTACGCAACAGCAGCTTTGTTAAAGGAAAAGGGCTATTCAGTTGTTATTTCTGGTCGCGATAAAGAAAGGCTCAAGAGAGCAGCTACAGAGATGGACGTTGAATGCGTCGTTGCTGACATGGCTAAGCCTGATGACATAAAGCACTTGGCGTCCTTTTTTGGGGATAACGGACTAGATGTACTTGTCAATAATGCGGCAATAGCGACATTTATTCCTTTTGGTTCAATATTGTTATCTGATTACGCGTTGTTTTTTGATACAAATATCCGAGGGCCGTTGGAGTTAATACGGGAAGCATTGCCAGCTCTAGAAAAAAAACAGGGCAGTATTACGAATATTTCTTCCATCGCCGTTAATAACGGACTGGTCAAAGGAGCACTGTACGCTGCAACGAAAGGGGCCTTGGAGGCAGCCACTCGAAGCCTTGCTTTGGAGTTGGCTCCCAAAAAAATTAGAGTCAACGCGGTTTCTCCAGGTGCTATCGACACCCCTTTATTAAAAAAATTACATCTTGATCAAGAAAAAAGGACTGCGCGCCATGCATTGTTAGAGCAGCATATTCCCCTGAAACGCCTTGGTAAAGCCAAGGAAGTTGCGCATGTAGTATGCGCTCAGCTTGAAGCTGGCTATGTGACGGGCAGCGTATGGGTTGTCGATGGAGGAGCGGACGTTCTGTCCGTAAATCATCCAGAATAA
- a CDS encoding DUF4838 domain-containing protein, which translates to MNPEKITGTRRLVLFFTTILLSIAAVSNSGWAEQKAVKSNGQETQIIQNIKDIKDIQELVIADKGNASAVIVVAEQAGPNELLAAEDLAKYIEMMSGATPTIAKTPETIAVALKGKQPLIIIGQEALKADKSLVAALKKPVTVKGLLRSDAIVLRRKDNRVYLAGSNDLSHYYAVIELLRRWGCRWYLPTEFGECIPKQPRLTLGELDYAYAPPFEIRSYWISWVGDRTGMEEFQRRNFMTLGKGDFPPTGHALGKYVRDLSENIFRVALTAPETAKHIAAQVEKKYAAGESFSLSMEDGVYESTYPGDKKLMQLQWDKYYFRWSVTDPFLELYNNVAGILQKKFPNSSAKIGFLAYTNMTIPPVREMKAEKSLFCELAPIDIDPIHGMDSLQSPPRQEYKDFLYKWAEVMDGRLAIYDYDQGMLVWRDLPNPSHQAFAQDVQHYRKAGILGINTESRNAIATTFLNLYLRGQLMWNPDADIQAELAEFYEKFYGPAAKPMQAYWEAIFQAWEETIVTEHEYFLAPAIYTPGVLKVMKAKMKEAEELIASLQKKKSPTRREQLYLDRIAFTRMSCDITTLYLEMVKAAATDIDYKKAVKLGEKALVIREKLTAMNGTFTTYKGMKVEDTGYAWWPGEVKQYRELNQWVNGDKGELVLKLPLEWAFRRDPKNIGVKGNFAAGPVDLTFWKANRGTYTLDLLKDYPVSEWELLKTNLYMQAQGIRNPDRQSYTGYAWYRTEVDIPEEQSDKNLHLRFPGLFNECWLYLNGEEFAHRTQNKLWWNNDYRFEWDVDLTGKLKQGKNIVALRVDSRHHFAGMFRRPFIYAAR; encoded by the coding sequence ATGAATCCAGAAAAGATAACAGGAACAAGAAGGCTGGTGCTGTTTTTTACCACCATCCTCCTGAGCATAGCGGCTGTATCAAACAGCGGTTGGGCAGAACAAAAGGCTGTGAAGAGCAACGGGCAGGAAACTCAAATTATACAAAATATAAAAGATATAAAAGATATACAAGAGCTGGTCATTGCTGATAAGGGGAATGCCTCAGCTGTGATTGTTGTTGCTGAACAGGCCGGTCCCAATGAACTGTTAGCTGCTGAGGATTTGGCAAAGTATATTGAAATGATGTCTGGAGCAACTCCGACAATTGCCAAGACTCCAGAGACGATTGCCGTAGCTCTCAAGGGAAAACAACCGCTCATTATTATTGGTCAAGAGGCCCTCAAGGCGGATAAATCCCTTGTCGCCGCTTTGAAGAAACCGGTCACGGTGAAGGGACTTTTACGCAGCGACGCTATTGTTCTCCGGCGTAAAGATAACCGGGTGTATCTGGCTGGCAGTAATGATCTCAGCCATTATTATGCTGTTATAGAGCTTCTGCGCCGCTGGGGATGCCGATGGTATCTGCCCACGGAGTTCGGTGAGTGTATTCCGAAGCAACCTCGACTGACTCTCGGTGAGCTGGATTATGCCTATGCCCCGCCCTTTGAGATACGGAGCTATTGGATTTCCTGGGTCGGTGATCGCACTGGTATGGAGGAGTTTCAACGGCGTAATTTTATGACCCTTGGCAAGGGAGATTTTCCTCCGACAGGGCATGCTCTGGGGAAATATGTTCGGGATCTGAGCGAAAATATCTTTCGAGTCGCCCTGACAGCACCGGAAACAGCAAAACATATTGCGGCTCAGGTGGAGAAAAAATACGCTGCGGGCGAGAGCTTTTCTCTGAGTATGGAGGATGGGGTTTACGAGTCTACCTATCCTGGCGATAAAAAGCTCATGCAGTTGCAATGGGATAAATATTATTTCCGTTGGAGTGTGACGGATCCCTTTTTGGAACTTTATAATAATGTGGCAGGCATTCTTCAGAAAAAATTTCCGAACAGCTCGGCCAAGATAGGTTTTCTGGCCTACACCAATATGACCATCCCGCCGGTGCGGGAAATGAAGGCGGAAAAATCCCTTTTCTGTGAGCTGGCCCCCATTGATATTGATCCTATCCACGGTATGGATTCCCTCCAATCACCGCCCCGGCAGGAATATAAGGATTTTCTCTATAAATGGGCTGAGGTGATGGACGGTCGCTTGGCGATCTATGATTACGATCAGGGGATGTTGGTCTGGCGTGACCTCCCCAATCCTTCCCATCAGGCCTTTGCTCAGGATGTGCAGCATTATCGCAAGGCCGGAATTCTGGGTATTAATACGGAAAGCCGCAATGCCATTGCCACCACCTTCCTGAACCTCTACCTGCGCGGTCAGCTGATGTGGAACCCGGATGCAGACATCCAGGCTGAGCTGGCCGAATTCTACGAAAAATTTTACGGGCCAGCGGCAAAACCCATGCAGGCCTATTGGGAGGCCATCTTTCAGGCCTGGGAAGAGACCATTGTCACCGAGCATGAATACTTCCTTGCTCCGGCCATTTATACACCCGGCGTGCTCAAGGTCATGAAGGCCAAGATGAAGGAGGCAGAAGAACTTATTGCTTCGTTGCAAAAAAAGAAATCGCCCACTCGCCGTGAGCAGCTTTATCTGGATCGAATCGCCTTTACTCGAATGAGCTGCGATATAACAACCCTGTATTTAGAAATGGTTAAGGCTGCTGCAACAGATATTGACTATAAAAAGGCAGTGAAACTTGGTGAAAAGGCCTTAGTCATCCGGGAAAAATTAACAGCCATGAACGGAACCTTTACCACCTATAAGGGCATGAAGGTGGAAGATACCGGCTATGCCTGGTGGCCGGGTGAAGTGAAACAGTATCGTGAGCTGAATCAATGGGTGAACGGTGACAAAGGAGAGCTGGTCCTCAAACTGCCCTTGGAATGGGCCTTTCGCCGAGACCCAAAGAATATCGGGGTGAAAGGTAATTTTGCTGCTGGACCCGTGGATTTGACCTTTTGGAAGGCAAATCGAGGGACCTATACCTTGGATCTGCTCAAAGATTATCCTGTCAGCGAATGGGAGCTACTGAAGACGAACCTCTATATGCAGGCCCAAGGCATTCGCAACCCGGATCGGCAAAGTTATACTGGCTACGCTTGGTATCGCACTGAGGTCGACATTCCAGAAGAGCAGTCGGACAAAAATTTGCATCTCCGATTCCCAGGCCTGTTCAACGAATGTTGGCTCTATCTTAATGGTGAAGAATTTGCCCATCGTACACAAAATAAGCTCTGGTGGAATAACGACTATCGCTTTGAGTGGGATGTTGATTTGACCGGAAAACTCAAACAGGGAAAAAATATTGTTGCCCTACGCGTGGACAGTCGGCATCATTTTGCCGGGATGTTTCGCCGGCCTTTTATTTATGCTGCGCGATAA
- a CDS encoding thiamine pyrophosphate-binding protein: protein MNTAEMIVEVLGRTGVKYMFGIPGGAIEDLNTALYKNTYGIIPVVTKHEEGAAFMADGYARLSGKLGVCYSTSGPGATNLITGLAFSYVDQIPILALTGQVATSLFGKGALQESGPEQIDLMKIFSSITKYSRILMSENRSQYMLQKAIRLALSNPGGPVHLNMPADIMKRTLECQDLSLFPSQGKTRLFDAEHVDKTAELLVKARKIAIIAGWGVYLSQAMSELLDLAELLQIPVATSPKGKGVFPESHELSLGVLGFAGSPVAEEYIITRDIDVIFAVGTSFSELMTNGWDEHIQPSGHLIHLDVDPEKIGKNYPTSHPMEGDAKINLRKLSKAVKRIIESGELAKKKRKKPVLPKKKPAKKEEMTSSGNLYHPAQLICDIQEKFPKNTIFFADAGTAMAWTVHYMTIDQPASFFVSLGYASMGYAVAAPVGARLAAPDRPVVAIVGDGSFLMNGFEVATAVNYKVPVIWVILNNAMLGMVYHGRRLYKKAVPDAMEPCFQRVDYVKIAEGLGAHGIHLDANVPLSDSLVEDILTAQLPTVLDVWIDDQAVPPIHGRIKSMDTHFA from the coding sequence ATGAATACCGCTGAAATGATCGTCGAAGTATTAGGTCGGACCGGTGTCAAATATATGTTCGGTATTCCCGGAGGTGCCATTGAAGACCTTAACACCGCGCTCTACAAAAATACGTACGGTATCATACCGGTTGTGACAAAACATGAAGAGGGAGCTGCTTTTATGGCTGACGGTTACGCCCGCTTATCAGGGAAACTCGGAGTGTGTTACTCTACGTCTGGACCTGGGGCCACTAACCTGATTACCGGCTTGGCTTTCTCATATGTCGATCAAATCCCAATACTCGCCTTAACCGGTCAGGTTGCCACTTCGCTGTTCGGCAAAGGGGCTTTACAGGAGTCAGGGCCTGAACAGATTGATCTTATGAAAATCTTCAGCAGTATCACAAAATACAGCAGGATCCTGATGTCAGAAAACCGCAGTCAGTATATGCTGCAAAAGGCTATTCGCCTTGCTTTGAGTAATCCCGGGGGGCCGGTGCATCTCAATATGCCAGCAGATATTATGAAGAGAACTTTGGAATGCCAAGACTTATCTCTATTTCCAAGCCAAGGGAAAACGCGACTTTTTGATGCGGAACATGTGGACAAGACAGCGGAACTCCTTGTAAAAGCAAGAAAAATAGCAATTATAGCAGGGTGGGGAGTCTATCTTTCGCAGGCTATGTCGGAACTTCTCGACCTAGCTGAACTCTTGCAAATTCCTGTAGCCACTTCGCCCAAGGGAAAGGGAGTTTTTCCCGAATCTCATGAATTATCTCTGGGCGTCTTGGGCTTCGCTGGTTCTCCTGTAGCGGAAGAATACATTATTACGCGTGACATAGATGTAATCTTTGCTGTGGGTACCAGTTTTAGTGAACTGATGACCAACGGCTGGGACGAGCATATTCAGCCTTCCGGTCATTTGATTCATCTGGATGTGGATCCAGAAAAAATCGGAAAAAATTATCCTACATCTCACCCGATGGAGGGGGATGCAAAGATCAATTTAAGAAAGCTGTCAAAGGCTGTTAAACGAATAATAGAGTCAGGTGAGTTGGCGAAAAAAAAGCGAAAAAAACCGGTACTGCCAAAGAAAAAGCCTGCCAAAAAAGAAGAAATGACATCAAGTGGTAACCTTTACCATCCTGCTCAGCTCATCTGTGATATTCAAGAAAAGTTTCCGAAGAATACAATTTTTTTTGCAGATGCAGGTACGGCTATGGCGTGGACTGTGCATTACATGACGATTGATCAACCCGCCTCTTTTTTTGTCTCCTTGGGATATGCCTCTATGGGCTATGCTGTTGCAGCTCCGGTCGGAGCTAGATTAGCCGCTCCCGACCGTCCGGTGGTGGCCATAGTCGGGGACGGCTCCTTTCTGATGAACGGTTTTGAGGTCGCCACAGCGGTCAACTATAAGGTTCCGGTGATTTGGGTAATCTTGAATAACGCCATGTTGGGCATGGTCTATCATGGACGTCGCTTGTATAAAAAAGCCGTTCCTGACGCAATGGAACCCTGCTTTCAACGGGTCGATTATGTCAAGATTGCTGAAGGACTGGGAGCTCACGGCATTCATCTTGACGCGAACGTACCTCTGTCCGACTCATTGGTTGAGGATATCCTGACAGCCCAGTTACCCACGGTCCTTGATGTGTGGATTGACGACCAAGCTGTGCCGCCTATCCACGGTCGCATCAAATCAATGGATACTCATTTTGCATAA